In a genomic window of Lycium ferocissimum isolate CSIRO_LF1 chromosome 9, AGI_CSIRO_Lferr_CH_V1, whole genome shotgun sequence:
- the LOC132031806 gene encoding receptor-like protein 9DC3 has protein sequence MIDVDEEKTAITQGSYSQASYNEHKFYLDHVSLVIKEIAKLHELEALDLSWNRLIGEIPGQLSSLTFLEVLNISRNHLVGRISLGKQFNSFPIDSYCGNPDLCGFPLSKECGTNNVSDESPLEQDDDDDDDDDDSSFASGFTWQAVAVTPALSEHEHVTYITVKIQPSKRAYLPHKSEDFE, from the exons ATGATAGATGTGGATGAAGAAAAAACAGCAATTACTCAAGGAAGTTATAGCCAAGCAAGTTATAACGAACACAAGTTTTACCTTGACCATGTTAGCTTGGTGATAAAAG AAATTGCAAAGTTGCATGAGCTCGAAGCATTAGACCTCTCATGGAACAGACTCATTGGAGAAATCCCTGGTCAATTGTCGAGTCTAACATTTCTTGAGGTCTTAAACATTTCACGCAATCATCTTGTTGGGCGCATTTCGCTTGGGAAACAGTTCAATTCATTTCCAATTGATTCGTATTGTGGAAATCCTGATTTATGTGGATTTCCACTATCAAAGGAATGTGGAACAAATAATGTGTCAGATGAGTCACCACTTGAacaagatgatgatgatgatgatgatgatgatgattcaagTTTTGCTAGCGGGTTCACATGGCAAGCTGTCGCTGTTACacccgcactttcagagcatgagcatgtcACGTACatcaccgta aaaattcagccaagCAAGAGAGCATATTTACCtcacaaaagtgaggattttgagtaa